In the genome of Maribacter forsetii DSM 18668, the window TACCTCTCATGACGACGGTCAGCCATTTGACCAAGAAAGAGCCAACCCAAAAAGGGCTGCTAATGTACTGTTACTTACTCCTGGTGCATCACAAATCTATTATGGCGATGAAACTGCCCGTAGTTTAATCATTGAAGGCACAGAAGGTGATGCAACATTACGCTCTTTCATGAATTGGGAAGAATTAGACAGTATACCCAAAGTAAAGGAAACGCTTACCTATTGGCAAAAACTTGGAACTTTTAGAAATGACCACCCAGCAATAGGCGCAGGTACTCACAAAAGAATCTCAAAATCCCCATACGTTTTTAGCAGGTATTTCGCTAAAGATGAATATGTTGATAAGGTGGTTATTGGTTTAGACCTTCCAAAAGGGAAAAAGACAATTTTAGTAAAAGGTACTTTTGGCGATGGCACAAAGCTATATGACCGCTACTCTAATACCGAAGTTACAGTAGAAAATTCTAAAGTTGTTTTAGATAACGATTCTGAAGTTGCCTTACTGGAGCTAAAAAACTAAGGGTCACTTACTAGGAATTTGAATGTACGGCAATTTTATTTCCTTCCGTGTCTTTTAATAGACCCATAAATCCGTGTCCTTCGCCTATTTCGGTTTTGGGCTGTAATACTTGTCCGCCTGCTTTTTCAACCTTGCCCAAAACAGTTTCAGCATCTTCACATGCCAAATATACTAGCACGCCATCAGTTAAACTAGGCACATACTGCTCATGCTGTACCAAAGCCCCGTTTGCCTGACCAATAGTTTGTTTATCCGGAAACAATCCCATTACAAATTCCCCAAAATTATTTACCGTAATGGAAACATCTAAGATGGATTCATAGAACTTTTGAGCTCGTTCCATATCTGCTACGGGAATTTCAAACCATGCTATCATATCTATTTATTTAAATTAGTTTTTAGATTCTCCAGTCCTGCTTCAAAATCCTTGCCTACCATTTTATCCATTGACATGAACAACATCATAATACTCATAGGAAACTTATTCCTTCCTGAAAAACCCCATGTAACTTTACTTTTATTTACTTCATACTCTTCAAGCGTCATATAACAATCAGATTGAGACTTATAGGGCTTTAAAAATTGTAAATCTTGTTCAATACGCTCACCTTCCACTATTCTAGTAATTTCTTGCTCCCCTTCACCTACATCCTTATTACCGTTCCAATGGCTGGTAGCTCCTACCTCTCCATCAACTCCGGTAAAACTAAGCTCCATTTTTGGGTCTTTTCTAGCCCATGGCGACCATTCTTGCTGTTTCTTTAAATACTTTAAATGACTCCATACTTGTTCCGGTGGATGTTCTAATTCTATACTTCTAGAGACATGATAACTTTTGGGAGCTATTAATGCCAGTAAAATAATCAATACCACAATTACTCCTAGAATTATGACTACAGTATACATATTTTAGTTAATTAGTTGTTGATGAACAAGTTAAACAAAAATTAATTATCAGACTTATATCTTTCTAAAATGTCATCAATACTTTTAATTGACTTTTTTGTCCAATCCAACCGCCTCTCCAACATTTCTTCTTCTGTTAGTCTCCATGCTACATCTGATGCTTTCAATTGAGAGGTTAAATGTTGTAGAATAATAGCCGCAGAAACAGATATATTAAGACTCTCGGTAAAACCAACCATCGGTATTTTTAAATAAGCATCTGCATTTTCTAGCACATAATCGCTTAAGCCGCTTTTCTCGGTTCCAAAAAACAATGCTGTTTTACCATCTAACTTAAAATCTTGTAATAATGAACTATCTGCATGCGGGCTAGTAGCAACAATTTTATATCCCGTTTCCCGTAACGAATCAATTGTTTGTTTTGAATTTTGATACCGTTTTATATCTACCCATTTCTGAGCTCCCATAGCAATTTCTTCATCTAAATGTTGACCGTTTCTATCTTCTATTAAATGAGCGGTTTGCACACCAAAAGATTCACAGCTCCTTACCACCGCACTGGTATTGTGCATTTGAAACACATCTTCAACAGCAACGGTTAAGTAATTTGTTCGTTCTGCCAATATTTCAATAAACCGTTGTTTTCTGTTTTCAGAAATAAATTCTTCTAAATACCCTAAAAGCTTCACATCAATCATACGCCCAAGATAAGAAAAGTATATTTTTATGCATATTTAGAACTTTGCCATGAAAAACATTGTCATATTAACAGGAGCAGGAATTTCTGCCGAAAGCGGATTAAAAACATTTAGAGATGCCAACGGTTTATGGGAAGGCCATGATGTTATGGAAGTTGCCACACCTGAAGGGTTTCAAAAAAATCCGGAACTAGTTTTAGAATTTTACAATCAAAGAAGAAAACAATTACTTACCGTTGAACCTAATGCCGCACACAAGGCTTTAGTTAAACTAGAAGAAAAATTTAATGTACATATTATCACCCAAAATGTAGATGATCTACATGAACGCGCTGGTAGCTCTCAGGTACTTCATTTACATGGAGAATTGTTGAAAGCTAGAAGTATGAATTCTACCAGTGAAATCTTTGAACAAAAAAAAGATATTTTATTGGGCGACACCTGTAAAAACGGATATCAATTAAGACCACACATTGTCTGGTTTGGTGAAGCCGTACCACTTTTGGAAGACGCAATCTCTATAACAGAAAAAGCAGATTATTTGATTATTATAGGTACTTCTATGCAAGTATATCCCGCAGCAAGTTTAATAGATTTTGTTGACAAAGCAACGCCCATTTATTTTATTGACCCTAAACCTGCCATATCAAAAACCCATAAAGACAATTTGACCATTATAGCCGAAACTGCAGTAGAAGGAACTCCTAATTTGGTTGCTTCCCTAATTGATAAATAATTCTGGTTTGTCTAACCCATTCAACTAACTTGACCTCTTCGTTGGCGGTAAGTTCAGAATCTTTATGGAATAGGGTATATTGAGACAACGGCATATTACCATTGACTACTTCTTCCTCTATCTCTTCCAACAAATGATCTTTCTTATCTATAGAATAATTTTCCCACTCAGAAAAATTCAAGTGTTCTTTACCTTCTTTAACATGATCTGCTAGCAAATATGAAATAGGTGCTATATTGTTGTACCACGGGTATTCCGTATTATTACTATGACAATCGTAACAAGAAGTTTCAAAGAGGTTCTTAAGCTCTGGTGTTGGGTTCGTTTGCGTTATAAAAGCCTCTGTATGGTTACCTGCTGTAATATTTTTGGTAGGACTTAAAAATTGCATGGCAATAAACACAACAACTACTCCTAGGCTAATTTTTTTTAGTAATTTCATATTTGGGGGAAATGAAAAATAAAGATACAATTTTATGACAAAGGAAGAGCTTAAAGAAGCACTGAATTATGTAAGTGCTTCTAGAGAAAACCGTAGTAAAATGGCTTCTAAAATTGAAGGTGACCCTAAGCTAATTCCTATTCTCATTGAAATAATAAAGGATGATATTGACCCCATATCATGTAAAGCTGCTTGGGTTTTAGAAAGCCTTGTGAAAATAAATTTACATTATATTCTAATACATATTACTGCATTCATTGATTCTCTTAAATATATTTCATTAGAATCATCTGTTCGTCCGGCTTCAAAAATCTGTCAGTTATTGGTGATAAATGAATTTTCAGAAAAATCAATTAAATCAATACAAAAATTAACCAAAAATCACTTAAATGATATTACCGAAGCTGCTTTTGATTGGTTGATCGGTGATTATAAAGTTGCCCCAAAAGCATATTCCATGACCACACTTCTACTAATAGGAAGAAGAATTAAATGGATCCATCCAGAACTACAACAAATACTAGAACAAAACTACGAGAGCGGCAGTGCTGCATACAAGGCAAGAGCAAGAATGACCTTAAAAGTTCTAGAAAAAAGTAGCTCATTTAACAACCTTCGATAATTGTTCATTAAATCATTGTAATTGCCCATAACTTAAAGCCATTAAGGTTTTAAACTTTAACACGAATAGGTATATTTGCCCCTTAATAATTTAACCATTGATTATGTCTCTTAATGCATTAAATGCCATTTCACCTATTGACGGCCGTTACAGCTCTAAAACCAAATCTTTGTCTGCCTACTTCTCAGAAGAAGCTTTAATAAAATACAGGGTTAGAGTTGAAGTTGAGTACTTTATTGCACTTTGCGAAATTCCCTTACCACAGCTTTCTTCTTTTGATTCATCGAAGTTTGGGGCATTAAGAAAAATATATACCGATTTCTCTACTGACGATGCTCTAGAGATCAAAGAAATTGAAAGAACTACCAATCATGATGTTAAGGCTGTTGAGTACTTCATAAAGAAGGCGTTTGACACATTAGGCATTTCAGAATTTAAAGAGTTTATTCATTTTGGATTAACTTCTCAAGATATAAACAACACAGCTATACCCCTTTCAATTAAGGAAGCTATGAACGATGTTTATGTTCCTCAGTATTTAAAAGTTCTAGAAAAATTGGAGGAATTGACCAAAGAATGGTCAGATATACCAATGTTGGCAAGAACACACGGGCAACCAGCTTCACCTACTCGCTTAGGTAAAGAAGTTATGGTTTTTGTTACGCGTTTAAAAGAACAATTTAATTTATTGAATGATATTCCTAGTGCTGCTAAATTTGGTGGAGCTACAGGCAATTTTAACGCTCATTTAGTGGCATACCCATCTATTGATTGGAAAGCTTTTGGACAAAAGTTCGTTCAGGAAAAACTAGGACTTCAGCATTCCTTCCCTACTACTCAAATTGAGCACTATGATCATTTGGCTGCTTTGTTTGATGGTCTTAAGCGTATTAACACGATTATTTTAGATCTTGATCGCGATTTCTGGACATACGTTTCAATGGATTACTTTAAGCAAAAAATTAAAGCAGGTGAAGTTGGATCATCTGCAATGCCACATAAGGTTAATCCTATAGATTTTGAAAATTCTGAAGGTAACCTGGGTATTGCAAATGCTATTTTTGAGCACCTATCGGCTAAACTTCCGGTTTCTAGATTACAAAGAGATTTGACAGATAGTACTGTACTTAGAAATGTTGGTGTTCCTTTTGCACATACAATTATTGCTTTTCAATCAACTTTAAAAGGATTGAACAAATTACTTTTAAACAAAGAGAAATTTGAACAAGATCTAGAGAATAATTGGGCTGTTGTAGCGGAGGCTATTCAAACCATATTAAGACGTGAAAGCTACCCTAACCCTTATGAGGCTTTAAAAGGACTTACACGTACAAATGAGAAAATCAATAAAAATTCTATTGCAAACTTCATTGATACTTTAGAAGTTTCAGACAACATCAAGAGCGAGTTGAAACAAATATCGCCTAGCAACTACACTGGTATTTAAGCCAGTTTTAATGCATTAAAACTTTTCTTTAATTCATATACTTCATATCGCCCGTTTCGGGCGGTATGCATTTTAGATTGTGCCTCACATCATATATATTACCAGTGAACACAAAACAAAAGTTGTATGCAAACAAATTTCTCAGTTGAAGAATCAATAAGTAATTTATGGGATAAACTAGATGGTTGGTTAGAGTCTATCGTCTTAAAACTACCAAATTTCGCAATGGCGATTTTGGTAATGGTTCTATTTTATTTTTTGGCAAGAGGAATACGCAAAGTTCTTAAAAGAACTATTCTAAGAAAGATATCTCAAGTCTCTATTCAAGAAATAATCGCCAAGGTTGTATTCGTTACCATAATTTTAATAGGATTCTTCATTGCCCTAGGTGTCTTAGATTTAGATAAAGTATTAACCAGTATATTAGCAGGTGCAGGTGTAGTAGGTCTTGCTGTTGGTTTGGCTCTACAGGGAACACTTAGCAATACTTTTGGCGGACTAATACTTTCTTTTATGCCGCAGCTTAAAATCAATGATTTTATTAATGCTGATGGGGTGTCTGGCTTTGTTACGGAAATAAGTTTACGAAACATCATATTAAAACAGCCAGATAACAATATTGTAGTTATACCCAATTCTAAATTCATAGATGGATCTTTCACCAATTACTCCATGAATAAAAGAAACAGAATTTTCGTTAATTGTGGTGTGGGTTACGAAAGTGATTTACAAATGGTAGAAGATTTGACCGTAAAAATTATTACGGATAATTTTAAGCAGAATGATGGCGAGGATGTTGAATTCTTTTTTACTGAGTTTGGCGATAGCTCCATTAACTTTATGGTTCGTTTTTGGGCGGACTGCATTAATGTGAAACAAGAGCATGCCGCTAGGCACAAAGCCATTAAAACCATCAAGAAACATTTTGATGAGCGTGATATCAATATTCCATTCCCAATCAGAACATTGGACTTTGGAAAAAACAATCTACAGATTGCTAAAGATTAAATATCTAATAAAATGCTAAATTAAAAAAGCCCGTTGAGCAAGTTCAACGGGCTTTTAATCAACTAACTAGACTAATTTATTTATTGATTTGAACTTCGTGTGGGTAAGGAATTTCAATACCTGCACTATCCAATGCTTTCTTAGTACCTTCAATTGTTGCAAAGTATACATCCCAGTAATCTTCTGGCTTACAGAAAGGACGTACAGCTAAGTTTACAGAGCTATCTGCCAATTCAGATACGTTTACTGATGGAGCTGGATCTTTAAGTACTTTTGGATTAGCTTCTAACATTGCTTGCAGCACTTCCTTTGTTTTTTGCAAATCAGAACCGTAATCTACACCAACTGTAGTATCAACTCTAATTTTACCTTCTGCAGTATAGTTTACGATATTACCGTTTGCCATTGCACCATTAGGAACAATTGCCAGCTTATTTTCTGGTGTTATTAATTTAGTAGTAAAAATCTCAATCTCTTTTACGCTACCTAACACACCTTGTGCTTCAATTAAATCTCCAATTTTATAAGGTTTGAATATGATTAGTAAAACACCACCTGCGAAATTAGATAAAGACCCTTGCAATGCAAGACCAATTGCCAAACCTGCCGCTGCTATAACTGCTGCAAAACTTGTAGTTTCTACCCCTAAGGTTGAAATAACAGTGATAATCAAGAATATGGTAAGTGCCCATTTTGCTAGGTTTAGTAAAAATTTTCTAAGTGACTCATCGTAATTTTGCTTAGTCATGCCCTTATTTACAACTCCAATCAATTTCTTGATAATCCACGAACCGATAATGTAAATTACTATTGCACCTATAACTTTAGGTCCAAACTCTACAATAAAATCGATTCCTTTGTCAATCCATACCTCTACTTCTTTGTTTTCCATTTTTTTAATGTTTGTTTAGGTTGTTTGTATATTATTCTCATTTATTATGACACCAATTTTATTGATTGGTCACATAAAAATATAGTTAAACCTTAATTAGAACAAATAAAAAACCCGCTACAATTACGTAACGGGCTGTATTTAAATTAAATATACCTTAAATTTAACCTTTAAATAAATCTTCAATTTGCTCCAAACCTTTTCCTTCATAATCAGATTTTTCCACCGCTTTAATTAGCTGCATTAAACTTGCGGGGTTCATATTATCGCCCAAAACCCTAACTAATACCAATCCTTTTTCATCATTGTCGCCGTATATAACAAGTTCGTCAATATAGTCATCATCGCCTTTTAATTGTATAGTGGCTTTTCCAAATGGCGTATTCATTTTCATTAACTCACTGAAATCATCACTTTTTAATATGGCTTTGATCGCTTTTTTTTGAACTAAATAATCTGCTTCGTTTTCAGGTTTTTTCTGAAATGCTAAAACATTCAACTTTTTTAATGACGAAGCGGCTTCTCTCTCAGACTCCGTCAAATTTGCCGTCTCCAAATCCAATAGACTCGAGGGCAAATCAAAAGACATAAAATTTGGGTTCTCTGCATTTGTAATATAATATTGCTGTAAACTCTGTTCTGATGAGCATGATGTAATCGCTAAAACAATTACCACCATTATTGCCCAATATACATTTTTCATACTTTGTTTTTAAAGTTAGAAAAAGGTCTCCTATCTAAAGAAGACCTTTATAAATCTGTATTATTTTCCTGATGCCTTGTTCAAATCTTTAGGCAAATCCATTTTACTGGTCAATGTTCCAATTTTATTTAAATCGATATCACCGGTAAGGCTCACTAAAACCGTTTCCAGCTTTCTTCCATTATGCCCTACTTCTACATTTTCCAAACCACTAACAAACATTAATAATTCTGATACATGATCTTTCTTTTTACCGTCTTTTACATAAAACTTTACGTTGACATCTTCATCTTTAACACGCATTAATTCCTCCAATTTAGAAGATTTAAGGTATTTTTTAACCGTTGAAGACATATCTGCAGAAACTGATGAATCTTCTGTCATAAAAACCTTTACGTTTCTTAATCCGCTGGCGATTTCCATAAATTCTTTAGCCTCGGCGTCATCACTCATTCCTCCAAATTTGGAAACAAGGTCTATCATACCTTTGTTGACGATTACAGATCCTACATTATCCATATCTTCATATTTATCGAATACAGATTGTGAAAAACCCAGTGCGGGTAAAATTGCCATTAAAAATACTACTGCTACTTTTCTCATGATTGTTGATTTTAGTGCTGCTACCTAATTTTGGTTTTAGCGATTGATGAATAGATATTTATTTTAATCTGCGTGTCGGATTTATACACAACACTCTTTATTTTTAATTTCCTTTTTGTGCCGCCTTACCTAATTGATCTCCACCTGGTAAATCCATTTTGTCGGTCAACTTAGATACTGATCTTAGATTGATATCACCGGTCAAAGACAGTAACACTGTTTCTAATTTTTTACCATTGACATCTATATCCATGTCTTTTAACCCTGTTACGAACATTAATAGTTCTTTTACATGATCACTATCCTTACCTTCCTTTACGTAGAACTTTACATTAGAGCTACCGTCACGAACTCTCATCAATTCTTCAAAAGATGAGCTTTTAAGCCTATTCGTCACCCAACCATCTACATCTTTAGATATTGCTGCGTCTTCTGTAGTAATTACTTTAAAACTGGTAATTGAGTTTACAAGCTCAAAAAATTCTTTTGCTTCTGGATCATCTGAACTTACACTCATTTTGCCTAACATTTGAAACATTTTTGGTTGCATGGCAACAAAGGTTACCTTATCATTATCCTCATATTTCTCAAATATATCTTGAGCATTAATTATTACAGGGGCTAACACCAAAAGTGTTAATACTAGTATCTTTTTCATTTTAATTATTTTTTCGTTAAAAATTTATTCGTTGTTTTTTCAAATTCCTCTAAATGGTTTAGTTGCTCCGTACCCTTATTGAAATTCATTGCTAATAAGGCTAATGCCTCTTTTGCAGATTCTATTTCCTCTGGTGTATACTCATCTGCTAAAGTAACTGGAGCCGGCGTAGGTTGATAAAAATAAAGCCCTACCATAAAGACTGCTATTGCTGCAACGGATGCCCATTTCAAATAATTTTTTCTAGGTTTTAATGGCACCTGCTTTGTAAAGCGTTCTTCTTTTGCTTTTGTAAAGTATTTGAACAAAGGTGCGTGTTGCTCTAAATGAGGAGCAATATCATCCCCTGAAAAATACGCTCTAAGCGTTTCTTCCTCAGCAACTGTTGTAGTTGCTTCAAAATACTTTTCTATTAATTTTTCTATGTTATGCAATTCCATAATTATGCTTTTCCATTAATTTTTCCCTAACGGTTTTTCTAGCTCTTGATAAAGCTACCCGTATGGCCGTTGGTTTCATATCCAACAATTTTTCTATTTCTTCATATTCATACTGTTCCACATCCCTCAATTGTAGTACCATTTTTTGCTGTTCAGGTAATTCTTCCATAATTCGCTCTACCCAATTGATGCTATCTTTCGCTTCTAACTGACCTTGAAGAGATGTATTTGCATCCGTATAATTTGTATGTACCAATTTTAAATTACCGGCTTGCTTAGATTTTAATCTATCCAAACAAAAATTCTTGGTCATGGTCATTGCAAACGCTTCTACATTTTTATAGCTCTCCATCTTATTCTTCTTGGACCACAACTTAATTAATATCTCTTGTGTTGCATCTTCCGCTTCTTCCGTAGAGACCAACAATCTTTTGGCCATACGGAACAACTTATCCTTAAATGGTAATACAGTATTTAAAAACTCCGCTTGTTTCATTTTGGTTTGGCTGTTCGTAAACTTTCTTATCGGTTTACAAAAAGAAGACGATACTGAACGATTTTTGTTACAATTAATTTTTATTTCTTTGACTTGTAAGTAAATTTAACATCCTTATACTAATTATATACGTACTTATATAAACGTCTATTTTCAACATAAATACTGATACTCTTTGATTTGAGTATTTAGAAACATAAATTATAATTTAAAAAAAATATGAAAAAATTTTTCTTGTCCCTCCTTTGTTTAGGATTTATTATTACCTCTTGTAATAATGATGATGATACTATTATTGAAGAAGAAGAAATTGAAACTCCTGTAGAAGAGGAAATCGCAGAAGTAGATATCGAAGTCCAAAACTTTTTTTGGCAAACCTTAAATTTATGGTATTTCTGGCAAGGAGATGTGCCAGATTTGGCAGATGATCGTTTTGATACCCAAGTAGCTTATGAAGAATATCTTGCAGAAAACGAAGACCCCGAAGCTTTTTTAGAGAATAAACTATTAAGCCCAGAAGACCGATTTACCTTCTATAGTGATGATTATAATGAATTAGTAAGTAGTTCTGCAGGTGTATCTAAAAGTAACGGATTACAATTTGGTCTAGGTCGTATCTCTGATTCTGATGAAGTATTTGGATTTGTAGAATATATTGTTAAAAATTCTGATGCATCTACGAAAGATATTAAAAGAGGAGATTTATTTGTTGGTGTAGATGGTCAGACATTATATTCTAACAGAGAAAATCCAGAAGACAATAACTTGGATTTACTTTTTGGCGATAATGACACTTACACCTTAAATATGGCCGAAATTGTTGATGGCGGATTAAGTGCTAGCGCTAAAAAAGTTACTTTGACTAAATCTGAAGGTTTGGAAGAAGACCCTATTCATGTTAGCAATGTTATTACTTCAGGCGATAGAAAGATTGGGTATTTAATGTACAACCAATTTGTATCTGGGACTGAAGATGAATTAAATGCTGTTTTTGCTGATTTCGTATCTCAAGGTGTTAATGATTTAGTTTTAGATTTAAGATATAATCTAGGCGGTAGTGGTTTTACCGCTACGGTTTTGGCAAGTTTAATAAAAGGTACCAACACGTCTGACTTACTTTTTAAAACGATATACAATGCTAAATTACAAGCTCAGTTTGACAGCAGTTTTACTGATAACTTTTTTGTAAGTACTACAGGAACTAATGATGATAATTCTGATGCCCCTTTAAATACGCTAAATTTAAATAGAGTATATATCATTGCTACAGAGGGATCCGCTTCAGCGAGTGAATTGGTCATGGTAGGTTTGGAACCTTATATGGACGTTGTTCATATTGGCGGCACCACTGTTGGTAAAAATCAAGGGTCACTCTTATTTGTAGATGACCCAGAAAATAGTAATATATACAATCCAGAAAGAGTTGATAATATTAACCCTAATGTTCAATGGGGATTACAACCAATTATAAGCAGGGTTGAAAATAGTGCTGGTTTCTCTGATTATATTGATGGTTTAGATCCAGATATTGAACTTTCAGAAGATGTAACCAATTTAGGTGTTTTAGGTGACGCAGATGAGCCTTTATTCGCAAGGGCTATACAGGAGATTAACGGGGTTAGTGGAAAAAGTAATTTTGAAGTACTATTACCCGCAAATGTAGTTTCTAGTTCTAAACTCCATAATCCACAAAATGCTGTATTATTATTAAACAATAGTGTTTCTGCCACTAAAATTCCTTTAACTGAAAAGAAATAAATTTAAAACATTTCAGTTTCCCTATTATGAAGAAGATATTAGTATTATTAGTCGCCGCAATTATATTTTCATGTTCTAAAGATGATGATCTATCGTTGCCAAATACGGTTGATCCAGATGGATCGGCAAATGTTGAAGTGCAAGATTTTATGTGGAAAGCCATGAATTTCTGGTATTTCTGGCAAGAAAATATAGACGACCTAGCAGACGACCGTTTTGAAAATACAGAAGAAGGTAGAGCAGCATATACCGCATTTCTTGATTCTGAAGATGACCCTGCAGCTTTCTTTGAAAGTAAATTACAATATATAGAAGATCGCTTTAGTTTTTATAACGAAGATTACCGTGAACTAACCAATTCACTTGCAGGTATTTCTAAAAGTAACGGATTAGAATTTGGCCTTGTTCAGTTTCAAGATAGTGACGAGATTTTTGGTTTTGTTCGTTATATTATTCCAAACTCAAACGCTGCAACGGTTGAGATTCAACGTGGAGACCTTTTTACAGGTGTTGACGGTGAAACTTTGACCACATCAAATTATATAAATTTACTTTTTGGTGAAAATGATACCTACACCTTAAATATGGCAGATTTTGATAATGGTAATTTTACACCCAACGATGTAGAAATTACGCTTACCAAAGAAGAAGGTTTAGCTGAAAATCCTGTGCTACTTTCTAAATCATTTACAATTGGTGGTGAGAATATTGGTTACATTTTATACAATCAATTTACTAATGAGTATGATGATGATCTATATTCTGCTGTTAAAGATTTAAAATCTGCAGGCATTACCAATTTGGTAATGGACTTACGCTATAACCCAGGTGGATCAGTAAACACTACACGCTTATTGGCCAGTATGATTTACGGTACCAACACGTCTGATTTATTTTTAAGAAAGCGATATAATGATAAGCTTCAAGAGCAGTTCAACGATAGTCAATTAGAAGTTTATTTTGCAGATAAGGTTAACGGAGAAACTATAAATTCATTAGGTTTAACCAAACTATATGTACTAACCTCATCAAGTTCCGCATCCGCAAGCGAATTATTGATAAATAGCTTAGAACCTTATATGGACGTTATTCAAATTGGTGATGTAACTAGAGGAAAAAATGAATTCTCCACTACCCTAGTCGATGATCGTGATAATTCATATTTATACACTCCATCAAGAGTGAATAACATTAATCCTAACAACCAATGGGCAATTCAACCTTTAATAGGTAGAAACGAAAA includes:
- a CDS encoding DUF4252 domain-containing protein, giving the protein MKKILVLTLLVLAPVIINAQDIFEKYEDNDKVTFVAMQPKMFQMLGKMSVSSDDPEAKEFFELVNSITSFKVITTEDAAISKDVDGWVTNRLKSSSFEELMRVRDGSSNVKFYVKEGKDSDHVKELLMFVTGLKDMDIDVNGKKLETVLLSLTGDINLRSVSKLTDKMDLPGGDQLGKAAQKGN
- a CDS encoding RNA polymerase sigma factor, which encodes MKQAEFLNTVLPFKDKLFRMAKRLLVSTEEAEDATQEILIKLWSKKNKMESYKNVEAFAMTMTKNFCLDRLKSKQAGNLKLVHTNYTDANTSLQGQLEAKDSINWVERIMEELPEQQKMVLQLRDVEQYEYEEIEKLLDMKPTAIRVALSRARKTVREKLMEKHNYGIA
- a CDS encoding S41 family peptidase → MKKFFLSLLCLGFIITSCNNDDDTIIEEEEIETPVEEEIAEVDIEVQNFFWQTLNLWYFWQGDVPDLADDRFDTQVAYEEYLAENEDPEAFLENKLLSPEDRFTFYSDDYNELVSSSAGVSKSNGLQFGLGRISDSDEVFGFVEYIVKNSDASTKDIKRGDLFVGVDGQTLYSNRENPEDNNLDLLFGDNDTYTLNMAEIVDGGLSASAKKVTLTKSEGLEEDPIHVSNVITSGDRKIGYLMYNQFVSGTEDELNAVFADFVSQGVNDLVLDLRYNLGGSGFTATVLASLIKGTNTSDLLFKTIYNAKLQAQFDSSFTDNFFVSTTGTNDDNSDAPLNTLNLNRVYIIATEGSASASELVMVGLEPYMDVVHIGGTTVGKNQGSLLFVDDPENSNIYNPERVDNINPNVQWGLQPIISRVENSAGFSDYIDGLDPDIELSEDVTNLGVLGDADEPLFARAIQEINGVSGKSNFEVLLPANVVSSSKLHNPQNAVLLLNNSVSATKIPLTEKK
- a CDS encoding S41 family peptidase, coding for MKKILVLLVAAIIFSCSKDDDLSLPNTVDPDGSANVEVQDFMWKAMNFWYFWQENIDDLADDRFENTEEGRAAYTAFLDSEDDPAAFFESKLQYIEDRFSFYNEDYRELTNSLAGISKSNGLEFGLVQFQDSDEIFGFVRYIIPNSNAATVEIQRGDLFTGVDGETLTTSNYINLLFGENDTYTLNMADFDNGNFTPNDVEITLTKEEGLAENPVLLSKSFTIGGENIGYILYNQFTNEYDDDLYSAVKDLKSAGITNLVMDLRYNPGGSVNTTRLLASMIYGTNTSDLFLRKRYNDKLQEQFNDSQLEVYFADKVNGETINSLGLTKLYVLTSSSSASASELLINSLEPYMDVIQIGDVTRGKNEFSTTLVDDRDNSYLYTPSRVNNINPNNQWAIQPLIGRNENADGFFDFTSGLQPDYELKEDYSNLGILGELNEPLLAKAIEVITGATGKRDFTVHYPINIFSSSKENSLMSDKMVDDTVYDLEF